A genome region from Apus apus isolate bApuApu2 chromosome 2, bApuApu2.pri.cur, whole genome shotgun sequence includes the following:
- the FIGNL1 gene encoding fidgetin-like protein 1: METPSHSTVHLSDWQKSYFAITSGTCTPGQKADEYRAKILRIQYAWANSEISQVCADSLFKKYAEKYSAIIDSDNIETGLNNYAENILTLAKCQQNDSDKWQPALTADNVFELKCVQGRMQAGKNFQTSQMALADACVPADKEVSASAAPGLPKLSVFCNARETELCAGSAKCASRAPDLLQHPSSSKSLQSSVPPVTKTLDALPVSSASLSEQVHTGFQATPLFGSKEATSSSSLKMLSNCHDGQNLSLSNQSAVPAWSANSGKRKAFYSLADEGSAVLPGLAPCQASIITETDSFSGNRSRNEESSIPSFRTAKEQLWVDQKKKSQNLPQRAPAFSYGGVKKSLGAGRSRGPFGKFVPPVPKQDGNENGGVECKPHAREPTDPLLPVDERLKNIEPKMVELIMHEIMDHGPPVNWDDIAGVEFAKATIKEIVVWPMLRPDIFTGLRGPPKGILLFGPPGTGKTLIGKCIACQSGATFFSISASSLTSKWVGEGEKMVRALFAVARCQQPAVIFIDEIDSLLSQRGEGEHESSRRIKTEFLVQLDGAATSTEDRILVVGATNRPQEIDEAARRRLVKRLYIPLPEASARKQIVTRLMSKEHCSLNEEEIELIVKKSNGFSGADMTQLCREASLGPIRSLQSMDIATILPDQVRPIAFVDFESAFRTVRPSVSSKDLELYETWNQTFGCGR, from the coding sequence AAATCCTGCGTATTCAGTATGCATGGGCAAACTCCGAGATCTCCCAGGTCTGTGCTGACAgcctgtttaaaaaatatgcagagaaaTACTCTGCAATTATTGACTCTGACAACATAGAGACTGGCTTGAATAACTATGCCGAAAACATTTTGACTTTGGCAAAGTGTCAGCAAAATGACAGTGACAAGTGGCAACCTGCCTTGACTGCAGATAATGTATTTGAATTGAAGTGTGTGCAAGGGAGGATGCAGGCTGGCAAAAATTTCCAGACCTCTCAGATGGCACTAGCAGATGCCTGTGTACCAGCTGATAAAGAGGTcagtgcctctgctgctccaggtctTCCTAAACTCAGTGTCTTCTGCAATGCTAGAGAGACCGAGCTCTGTGCTGGCTCAGCAAAATGTGCAAGTCGGGCCCCAGATCTCCTTCAGCATCCCTCATCTTCAAAGTCTCTTCAGAGCAGTGTGCCCCCTGTGACCAAAACTTTGGATGCACTTCCTGTGTCTTCAGCCTCCTTAAGTGAGCAGGTTCATACAGGTTTTCAGGCAACTCCATTATTTGGAAGTAAAGAAGCGACAAGTAGCAGTTCTCTGAAAATGCTGAGTAACTGTCATGATGGACAAAATTTGTCTCTTTCCAATCAGTCAGCTGTACCTGCCTGGTCTGCaaattctggaaaaagaaaagcattttatagTCTCGCTGATGAAGGCAGCGCAGTGCTTCCTGGCCTTGCTCCATGCCAAGCTTCCATTATTACAGAAACTGATAGTTTTTCAGGGAATAGAAGCAGAAATGAAGAGAGCAGTATTCCTAGCTTTAGAACTGCAAAAGAACAGCTGTGGGTGGATCAGAAGAAGAAATCTCAAAACCTACCCCAGCGTGCACCAGCCTTTTCATACGGAGGTGTGAAAAAATCACTGGGTGCAGGCAGATCTCGGGGTCCGTTTGGCAAGTTTGTTCCTCCAGTTCCAAAACaagatggaaatgaaaatggAGGAGTAGAGTGTAAACCTCATGCAAGAGAACCAACAGATCCTTTGCTTCCTGTAGATGAACGACTGAAAAACATAGAACCAAAAATGGTTGAACTCATAATGCATGAGATCATGGACCATGGGCCTCCTGTCAACTGGGATGACATTGCTGGAGTCGAATTTGCTAAAGCTACCATAAAAGAAATAGTAGTCTGGCCTATGCTACGGCCAGACATCTTCACTGGGTTACGTGGTCCTCCTAAAGGCATCCTTCTGTTTGGTCCCCCTGGGACTGGCAAGACTCTTATAGGCAAGTGCATCGCATGCCAGTCTGGAGCCACTTTTTTTAGCATCAGTGCCTCTTCTCTGACTTCCAAGTGGGTGGGTGAGGGGGAAAAGATGGTCCGTGCACTGTTCGCTGTGGCGCGATGTCAACAGCCAGCAGTGATTTTCATTGATGAAATTGATTCTCTATTGTCCCAGCGTGGAGAGGGGGAGCATGAGTCATcaagaagaataaaaactgaatttttggTCCAGTTAGATGGGGCAGCAACCTCTACTGAAGATCGTATTCTAGTGGTTGGAGCAACAAATCGGCCCCAAGAAATCGATGAAGCTGCCCGGAGGAGACTAGTGAAGAGACTGTATATTCCTCTTCCAGAAGCCTCAGCTAGGAAGCAGATTGTTACCCGTCTAATGTCAAAGGAGCACTGCTCTCTAAATGAAGAGGAAATTGAGCTTATAGTTAAGAAATCAAATGGATTTTCTGGGGCAGACATGACGCAGCTCTGTCGAGAAGCTTCTCTGGGCCCTATCCGCAGTCTTCAGTCCATGGACATTGCAACCATCTTGCCAGACCAGGTGCGGCCTATTGCTTTTGTGGACTTTGAGAGTGCCTTCAGAACTGTGAGGCCCAGCGTCTCCTCGAAGGACCTAGAGCTCTATGAAACTTGGAACCAGACATTCGGTTGTGGTAGATAA